The Bos javanicus breed banteng chromosome 11, ARS-OSU_banteng_1.0, whole genome shotgun sequence genome includes a window with the following:
- the RALGDS gene encoding ral guanine nucleotide dissociation stimulator isoform X7 — MCLRAGSGAPVHPPLLSVPTILCAQPAACQGPRRSSTQEIGEELVNGVIYSISLRKIQVHHGASKGQRWLGYENESALNLYETCKVRTVKAGTLEKLVEHLVPAFQGSDLSYVTIFLCTYRAFTTTQQVLDLLFKSRYGRCDVLTASSRYGCILPYSSEDGGPQDQLKNAISSILGTWLDQYSEDFCQPPDFPCLRQLVAYVQLNMPGSDLERRAHLLLAQLEHADLSEAEPEALSPAPVPALKPAAEPEPTLGPDLEPAPALAPEPALMPAPTLPPELEPALSQTLELEPPAAPDPPWPLPVATENGLGEEKPHLLAFPPDLVAEQFTLMDAELFKKVVPYHCLGSIWSQRDKKGKEHLAPTVRATVAQFNSVANCVITTCLGDRSVSARHRARVVEHWIEVARECRVLKNFSSLYAILSALQSNSIHRLKKTWEEVSRDSLRVFQKLSEIFSDENNYSLSRELLIKEGTSKFATLEMNPKRAQRRPKEAGVIQGTVPYLGTFLTDLVMLDTAMKDYLYGRLINFEKRRKEFEVIAQIKLLQSACNNYSITPEEHFGAWFRAMERLSEAESYTLSCELEPPSESASNTLKVKKNTAIVKRWSDRQAPSAELSTSGSCHSKSCDQLRYGPYLSSGDIADALSVHSAGSSSSDVEEINMSFVPESPDGQEKKFWESASQSSPETSGISSASSSTSSSSASTTPVASTRTHKRSVSGVCSYGSSLPLYNQQVGDSCIIRVSLDVDNGNMYKSILVTSQDKAPAVIRKAMDKHNLDEDEPEDYELVQVISDDRKLKIPDNANVFYAMNSTANYDFVLKKRTFTKGTKVRHGASSTLPRMKQKGLKIAKGIF; from the exons AGCTCCACGCAGGAGATCGGCGAGGAGCTGGTCAACGGGGTCATCTACTCCATTTCCCTGCGCAAGATCCAGGTGCACCACGGCGCCAGCAAGGGCCAGCGCTGGCTCGGG TATGAAAATGAGTCGGCCCTGAACCTGTACGAGACCTGCAAGGTGCGGACTGTGAAGGCGGGCACACTGGAGAAGCTGGTGGAGCACCTGGTGCCCGCCTTCCAGGGCAGCGACCTCTCCTACGTCACCATCTTCCTGTGCACCTACCGAGCCTTCACCACCACCCAGCAGGTCCTGGACCTGCTGTTCAAGAG CAGGTACGGTAGATGTGACGTCCTCACGGCCTCCTCTAGATATGGGTGCATCCTTCCCTACTCCAGCGAGGACGGCGGACCCCAGGACCAACTCAAAAA TGCCATCTCCTCCATCCTGGGCACCTGGCTGGACCAGTACTCGGAGGACTTCTGTCAGCCCCCCGACTTCCCCTGCCTCAGGCAGCTGGTGGCCTACGTGCAGCTCAACATGCCCGGCTCCGACCTGGAGCGCCGGGCCCACCTCCTCCTGGCCCAGCTGGAGCACGCGGACCTCAGCGAGGCAGAGCCGGAGG CTCTGTCCCCAGCTCCAGTTCCAGCTCTGAAACCAGCTGCCGAGCCAGAGCCCACACTAGGCCCAGACCTCGAGCCCGCTCCGGCACTGGCCCCAGAGCCAGCCCTGATGCCAGCTCCGACGCTGCCTCCAGAGCTCGAGCCGGCTCTCTCGCAAACCCTAGAGCTCGAGCCGCCTGCAGCCCCAGACCCCCCCTGGCCTTTGCCCGTGGCTACAGAGAatgggctgggggaggagaaGCCCCACCTCCTGGCATTCCCTCCTGACCTTGTGGCAGAGCAGTTCACGCTCATGGATGCG gaGCTGTTCAAGAAAGTGGTCCCCTACCACTGCCTGGGCTCCATCTGGTCCCAGCGGGACAAGAAGGGCAAGGAGCACCTGGCCCCCACCGTGCGTGCCACCGTCGCCCAGTTCAACAGCGTGGCCAACTGCGTCATCACCACCTGCCTCGGGGACCGGAGCGTGTCAGCCCGCCACAGGGCCAGGGTGGTGGAGCACTGGATCGAGGTGGCCAGG GAGTGCCGGGTCCTCAAGAACTTCTCCTCCCTCTACGCCATCCTCTCTGCCCTGCAGAGCAACTCCATCCACCGGCTGAAGAAGACGTGGGAAGAGGTCTCCAG ggacAGCCTCCGCGTCTTTCAGAAGCTGTCGGAGATTTTCTCGGACGAGAACAACTACTCCCTAAGCAGAGAGCTGCTCATCAAG GAGGGGACCTCCAAGTTTGCCACCCTGGAGATGAACCCCAAGCGAGCCCAGAGGCGCCCGAAAGAGGCG GGTGTCATCCAGGGCACCGTTCCCTACCTGGGCACATTCCTCACGGACCTGGTGATGCTGGACACTGCCATGAAGGACTATCTGTAT GGGAGACTGATCAACTTcgagaagaggaggaag GAATTCGAAGTGATCGCCCAGATCAAGCTGCTCCAGTCAGCCTGCAACAATTACAGCATCACGCCCGAAGAGCACTTCGGGGCCTGGTTCCGGGCCATGGAGAGGCTCAGCGAGGCTGAGAG CTACACATTGTCATGCGAGCTGGAGCCCCCCTCCGAGTCGGCCAGCAACACCCTCAAGGTGAAGAAGAACACGGCCATCGTCAAGCGCTGGAGCGA CCGCCAGGCCCCCAGCGCAGAGCTCAGTACCAGCGGCAGCTGCCACTCCAAGTCCTGTGACCAACTCAGGTACGGCCCCTACCTCAGCAGCGGAGACATTGCTGACGCACTCAGCGtccactcagccggctcctccaGCTCCGACGTGGAGGAGATCAACATGAGCTTCGTCCCAGAGTCCCCCGACGgccaggagaagaag TTCTGGGAGTCAGCCTCCCAGTCGTCCCCGGAGACCTCCGGCATCAGCTCAGCCTCCAGCAGCACGTCCTCCTCCTCGGCCTCCACCACGCCCGTGGCCAGCACGCGCACCCACAAGCGCTCCGTGTCCGGGGTCTGCAGCTACGGCTCCTCACTGCCCCTCTACAACCAGCAGGTGGGCGACTCCTGCATCATCCGGGTGAGCCTGGACGTGGACAACGGCAACATGTACAAGAGCATCCTG GTGACCAGCCAAGACAAGGCTCCGGCTGTAATCCGCAAGGCCATGGACAAACACAACCTGGATGAGGACGAGCCCGAAGACTACGAGCTGGTGCAGGTTATTTCGGATGATCGAA AGCTGAAGATCCCTGACAACGCCAACGTGTTCTACGCCATGAACTCTACCGCCAACTATGACTTTGTCCTAAAGAAACGGACCTTCACCAAGGGGACAAAGGTCAGACATGGAGCCAGCTCGACCCTCCCCCGCATGAAGCAGAAGGGACTCAAGATTGCCAAGGGCATCTTCTAA
- the RALGDS gene encoding ral guanine nucleotide dissociation stimulator isoform X4, translated as MVQRMWAEAAGPAGGAESLFPGSRRSRSVWDAVRLEVGGPDSCPVVLNSFTQLDPDLPRLESSTQEIGEELVNGVIYSISLRKIQVHHGASKGQRWLGYENESALNLYETCKVRTVKAGTLEKLVEHLVPAFQGSDLSYVTIFLCTYRAFTTTQQVLDLLFKRYGRCDVLTASSRYGCILPYSSEDGGPQDQLKNAISSILGTWLDQYSEDFCQPPDFPCLRQLVAYVQLNMPGSDLERRAHLLLAQLEHADLSEAEPEAPVPALKPAAEPEPTLGPDLEPAPALAPEPALMPAPTLPPELEPALSQTLELEPPAAPDPPWPLPVATENGLGEEKPHLLAFPPDLVAEQFTLMDAELFKKVVPYHCLGSIWSQRDKKGKEHLAPTVRATVAQFNSVANCVITTCLGDRSVSARHRARVVEHWIEVARECRVLKNFSSLYAILSALQSNSIHRLKKTWEEVSRDSLRVFQKLSEIFSDENNYSLSRELLIKEGTSKFATLEMNPKRAQRRPKEAGVIQGTVPYLGTFLTDLVMLDTAMKDYLYGRLINFEKRRKEFEVIAQIKLLQSACNNYSITPEEHFGAWFRAMERLSEAESYTLSCELEPPSESASNTLKVKKNTAIVKRWSDRQAPSAELSTSGSCHSKSCDQLRYGPYLSSGDIADALSVHSAGSSSSDVEEINMSFVPESPDGQEKKFWESASQSSPETSGISSASSSTSSSSASTTPVASTRTHKRSVSGVCSYGSSLPLYNQQVGDSCIIRVSLDVDNGNMYKSILVTSQDKAPAVIRKAMDKHNLDEDEPEDYELVQVISDDRKLKIPDNANVFYAMNSTANYDFVLKKRTFTKGTKVRHGASSTLPRMKQKGLKIAKGIF; from the exons AGCTCCACGCAGGAGATCGGCGAGGAGCTGGTCAACGGGGTCATCTACTCCATTTCCCTGCGCAAGATCCAGGTGCACCACGGCGCCAGCAAGGGCCAGCGCTGGCTCGGG TATGAAAATGAGTCGGCCCTGAACCTGTACGAGACCTGCAAGGTGCGGACTGTGAAGGCGGGCACACTGGAGAAGCTGGTGGAGCACCTGGTGCCCGCCTTCCAGGGCAGCGACCTCTCCTACGTCACCATCTTCCTGTGCACCTACCGAGCCTTCACCACCACCCAGCAGGTCCTGGACCTGCTGTTCAAGAG GTACGGTAGATGTGACGTCCTCACGGCCTCCTCTAGATATGGGTGCATCCTTCCCTACTCCAGCGAGGACGGCGGACCCCAGGACCAACTCAAAAA TGCCATCTCCTCCATCCTGGGCACCTGGCTGGACCAGTACTCGGAGGACTTCTGTCAGCCCCCCGACTTCCCCTGCCTCAGGCAGCTGGTGGCCTACGTGCAGCTCAACATGCCCGGCTCCGACCTGGAGCGCCGGGCCCACCTCCTCCTGGCCCAGCTGGAGCACGCGGACCTCAGCGAGGCAGAGCCGGAGG CTCCAGTTCCAGCTCTGAAACCAGCTGCCGAGCCAGAGCCCACACTAGGCCCAGACCTCGAGCCCGCTCCGGCACTGGCCCCAGAGCCAGCCCTGATGCCAGCTCCGACGCTGCCTCCAGAGCTCGAGCCGGCTCTCTCGCAAACCCTAGAGCTCGAGCCGCCTGCAGCCCCAGACCCCCCCTGGCCTTTGCCCGTGGCTACAGAGAatgggctgggggaggagaaGCCCCACCTCCTGGCATTCCCTCCTGACCTTGTGGCAGAGCAGTTCACGCTCATGGATGCG gaGCTGTTCAAGAAAGTGGTCCCCTACCACTGCCTGGGCTCCATCTGGTCCCAGCGGGACAAGAAGGGCAAGGAGCACCTGGCCCCCACCGTGCGTGCCACCGTCGCCCAGTTCAACAGCGTGGCCAACTGCGTCATCACCACCTGCCTCGGGGACCGGAGCGTGTCAGCCCGCCACAGGGCCAGGGTGGTGGAGCACTGGATCGAGGTGGCCAGG GAGTGCCGGGTCCTCAAGAACTTCTCCTCCCTCTACGCCATCCTCTCTGCCCTGCAGAGCAACTCCATCCACCGGCTGAAGAAGACGTGGGAAGAGGTCTCCAG ggacAGCCTCCGCGTCTTTCAGAAGCTGTCGGAGATTTTCTCGGACGAGAACAACTACTCCCTAAGCAGAGAGCTGCTCATCAAG GAGGGGACCTCCAAGTTTGCCACCCTGGAGATGAACCCCAAGCGAGCCCAGAGGCGCCCGAAAGAGGCG GGTGTCATCCAGGGCACCGTTCCCTACCTGGGCACATTCCTCACGGACCTGGTGATGCTGGACACTGCCATGAAGGACTATCTGTAT GGGAGACTGATCAACTTcgagaagaggaggaag GAATTCGAAGTGATCGCCCAGATCAAGCTGCTCCAGTCAGCCTGCAACAATTACAGCATCACGCCCGAAGAGCACTTCGGGGCCTGGTTCCGGGCCATGGAGAGGCTCAGCGAGGCTGAGAG CTACACATTGTCATGCGAGCTGGAGCCCCCCTCCGAGTCGGCCAGCAACACCCTCAAGGTGAAGAAGAACACGGCCATCGTCAAGCGCTGGAGCGA CCGCCAGGCCCCCAGCGCAGAGCTCAGTACCAGCGGCAGCTGCCACTCCAAGTCCTGTGACCAACTCAGGTACGGCCCCTACCTCAGCAGCGGAGACATTGCTGACGCACTCAGCGtccactcagccggctcctccaGCTCCGACGTGGAGGAGATCAACATGAGCTTCGTCCCAGAGTCCCCCGACGgccaggagaagaag TTCTGGGAGTCAGCCTCCCAGTCGTCCCCGGAGACCTCCGGCATCAGCTCAGCCTCCAGCAGCACGTCCTCCTCCTCGGCCTCCACCACGCCCGTGGCCAGCACGCGCACCCACAAGCGCTCCGTGTCCGGGGTCTGCAGCTACGGCTCCTCACTGCCCCTCTACAACCAGCAGGTGGGCGACTCCTGCATCATCCGGGTGAGCCTGGACGTGGACAACGGCAACATGTACAAGAGCATCCTG GTGACCAGCCAAGACAAGGCTCCGGCTGTAATCCGCAAGGCCATGGACAAACACAACCTGGATGAGGACGAGCCCGAAGACTACGAGCTGGTGCAGGTTATTTCGGATGATCGAA AGCTGAAGATCCCTGACAACGCCAACGTGTTCTACGCCATGAACTCTACCGCCAACTATGACTTTGTCCTAAAGAAACGGACCTTCACCAAGGGGACAAAGGTCAGACATGGAGCCAGCTCGACCCTCCCCCGCATGAAGCAGAAGGGACTCAAGATTGCCAAGGGCATCTTCTAA
- the RALGDS gene encoding ral guanine nucleotide dissociation stimulator isoform X8: MVQRMWAEAAGPAGGAESLFPGSRRSRSVWDAVRLEVGGPDSCPVVLNSFTQLDPDLPRLESSTQEIGEELVNGVIYSISLRKIQVHHGASKGQRWLGYENESALNLYETCKVRTVKAGTLEKLVEHLVPAFQGSDLSYVTIFLCTYRAFTTTQQVLDLLFKSRYGRCDVLTASSRYGCILPYSSEDGGPQDQLKNAISSILGTWLDQYSEDFCQPPDFPCLRQLVAYVQLNMPGSDLERRAHLLLAQLEHADLSEAEPEALSPAPVPALKPAAEPEPTLGPDLEPAPALAPEPALMPAPTLPPELEPALSQTLELEPPAAPDPPWPLPVATENGLGEEKPHLLAFPPDLVAEQFTLMDAELFKKVVPYHCLGSIWSQRDKKGKEHLAPTVRATVAQFNSVANCVITTCLGDRSVSARHRARVVEHWIEVARECRVLKNFSSLYAILSALQSNSIHRLKKTWEEVSRDSLRVFQKLSEIFSDENNYSLSRELLIKEGTSKFATLEMNPKRAQRRPKEAGVIQGTVPYLGTFLTDLVMLDTAMKDYLYGRLINFEKRRKEFEVIAQIKLLQSACNNYSITPEEHFGAWFRAMERLSEAESYTLSCELEPPSESASNTLKVKKNTAIVKRWSDSGDIADALSVHSAGSSSSDVEEINMSFVPESPDGQEKKFWESASQSSPETSGISSASSSTSSSSASTTPVASTRTHKRSVSGVCSYGSSLPLYNQQVGDSCIIRVSLDVDNGNMYKSILVTSQDKAPAVIRKAMDKHNLDEDEPEDYELVQVISDDRKLKIPDNANVFYAMNSTANYDFVLKKRTFTKGTKVRHGASSTLPRMKQKGLKIAKGIF; the protein is encoded by the exons AGCTCCACGCAGGAGATCGGCGAGGAGCTGGTCAACGGGGTCATCTACTCCATTTCCCTGCGCAAGATCCAGGTGCACCACGGCGCCAGCAAGGGCCAGCGCTGGCTCGGG TATGAAAATGAGTCGGCCCTGAACCTGTACGAGACCTGCAAGGTGCGGACTGTGAAGGCGGGCACACTGGAGAAGCTGGTGGAGCACCTGGTGCCCGCCTTCCAGGGCAGCGACCTCTCCTACGTCACCATCTTCCTGTGCACCTACCGAGCCTTCACCACCACCCAGCAGGTCCTGGACCTGCTGTTCAAGAG CAGGTACGGTAGATGTGACGTCCTCACGGCCTCCTCTAGATATGGGTGCATCCTTCCCTACTCCAGCGAGGACGGCGGACCCCAGGACCAACTCAAAAA TGCCATCTCCTCCATCCTGGGCACCTGGCTGGACCAGTACTCGGAGGACTTCTGTCAGCCCCCCGACTTCCCCTGCCTCAGGCAGCTGGTGGCCTACGTGCAGCTCAACATGCCCGGCTCCGACCTGGAGCGCCGGGCCCACCTCCTCCTGGCCCAGCTGGAGCACGCGGACCTCAGCGAGGCAGAGCCGGAGG CTCTGTCCCCAGCTCCAGTTCCAGCTCTGAAACCAGCTGCCGAGCCAGAGCCCACACTAGGCCCAGACCTCGAGCCCGCTCCGGCACTGGCCCCAGAGCCAGCCCTGATGCCAGCTCCGACGCTGCCTCCAGAGCTCGAGCCGGCTCTCTCGCAAACCCTAGAGCTCGAGCCGCCTGCAGCCCCAGACCCCCCCTGGCCTTTGCCCGTGGCTACAGAGAatgggctgggggaggagaaGCCCCACCTCCTGGCATTCCCTCCTGACCTTGTGGCAGAGCAGTTCACGCTCATGGATGCG gaGCTGTTCAAGAAAGTGGTCCCCTACCACTGCCTGGGCTCCATCTGGTCCCAGCGGGACAAGAAGGGCAAGGAGCACCTGGCCCCCACCGTGCGTGCCACCGTCGCCCAGTTCAACAGCGTGGCCAACTGCGTCATCACCACCTGCCTCGGGGACCGGAGCGTGTCAGCCCGCCACAGGGCCAGGGTGGTGGAGCACTGGATCGAGGTGGCCAGG GAGTGCCGGGTCCTCAAGAACTTCTCCTCCCTCTACGCCATCCTCTCTGCCCTGCAGAGCAACTCCATCCACCGGCTGAAGAAGACGTGGGAAGAGGTCTCCAG ggacAGCCTCCGCGTCTTTCAGAAGCTGTCGGAGATTTTCTCGGACGAGAACAACTACTCCCTAAGCAGAGAGCTGCTCATCAAG GAGGGGACCTCCAAGTTTGCCACCCTGGAGATGAACCCCAAGCGAGCCCAGAGGCGCCCGAAAGAGGCG GGTGTCATCCAGGGCACCGTTCCCTACCTGGGCACATTCCTCACGGACCTGGTGATGCTGGACACTGCCATGAAGGACTATCTGTAT GGGAGACTGATCAACTTcgagaagaggaggaag GAATTCGAAGTGATCGCCCAGATCAAGCTGCTCCAGTCAGCCTGCAACAATTACAGCATCACGCCCGAAGAGCACTTCGGGGCCTGGTTCCGGGCCATGGAGAGGCTCAGCGAGGCTGAGAG CTACACATTGTCATGCGAGCTGGAGCCCCCCTCCGAGTCGGCCAGCAACACCCTCAAGGTGAAGAAGAACACGGCCATCGTCAAGCGCTGGAGCGA CAGCGGAGACATTGCTGACGCACTCAGCGtccactcagccggctcctccaGCTCCGACGTGGAGGAGATCAACATGAGCTTCGTCCCAGAGTCCCCCGACGgccaggagaagaag TTCTGGGAGTCAGCCTCCCAGTCGTCCCCGGAGACCTCCGGCATCAGCTCAGCCTCCAGCAGCACGTCCTCCTCCTCGGCCTCCACCACGCCCGTGGCCAGCACGCGCACCCACAAGCGCTCCGTGTCCGGGGTCTGCAGCTACGGCTCCTCACTGCCCCTCTACAACCAGCAGGTGGGCGACTCCTGCATCATCCGGGTGAGCCTGGACGTGGACAACGGCAACATGTACAAGAGCATCCTG GTGACCAGCCAAGACAAGGCTCCGGCTGTAATCCGCAAGGCCATGGACAAACACAACCTGGATGAGGACGAGCCCGAAGACTACGAGCTGGTGCAGGTTATTTCGGATGATCGAA AGCTGAAGATCCCTGACAACGCCAACGTGTTCTACGCCATGAACTCTACCGCCAACTATGACTTTGTCCTAAAGAAACGGACCTTCACCAAGGGGACAAAGGTCAGACATGGAGCCAGCTCGACCCTCCCCCGCATGAAGCAGAAGGGACTCAAGATTGCCAAGGGCATCTTCTAA
- the RALGDS gene encoding ral guanine nucleotide dissociation stimulator isoform X1 → MVQRMWAEAAGPAGGAESLFPGSRRSRSVWDAVRLEVGGPDSCPVVLNSFTQLDPDLPRLESSTQEIGEELVNGVIYSISLRKIQVHHGASKGQRWLGYENESALNLYETCKVRTVKAGTLEKLVEHLVPAFQGSDLSYVTIFLCTYRAFTTTQQVLDLLFKSRYGRCDVLTASSRYGCILPYSSEDGGPQDQLKNAISSILGTWLDQYSEDFCQPPDFPCLRQLVAYVQLNMPGSDLERRAHLLLAQLEHADLSEAEPEALSPAPVPALKPAAEPEPTLGPDLEPAPALAPEPALMPAPTLPPELEPALSQTLELEPPAAPDPPWPLPVATENGLGEEKPHLLAFPPDLVAEQFTLMDAELFKKVVPYHCLGSIWSQRDKKGKEHLAPTVRATVAQFNSVANCVITTCLGDRSVSARHRARVVEHWIEVARECRVLKNFSSLYAILSALQSNSIHRLKKTWEEVSRDSLRVFQKLSEIFSDENNYSLSRELLIKEGTSKFATLEMNPKRAQRRPKEAGVIQGTVPYLGTFLTDLVMLDTAMKDYLYGRLINFEKRRKEFEVIAQIKLLQSACNNYSITPEEHFGAWFRAMERLSEAESYTLSCELEPPSESASNTLKVKKNTAIVKRWSDRQAPSAELSTSGSCHSKSCDQLRYGPYLSSGDIADALSVHSAGSSSSDVEEINMSFVPESPDGQEKKFWESASQSSPETSGISSASSSTSSSSASTTPVASTRTHKRSVSGVCSYGSSLPLYNQQVGDSCIIRVSLDVDNGNMYKSILVTSQDKAPAVIRKAMDKHNLDEDEPEDYELVQVISDDRKLKIPDNANVFYAMNSTANYDFVLKKRTFTKGTKVRHGASSTLPRMKQKGLKIAKGIF, encoded by the exons AGCTCCACGCAGGAGATCGGCGAGGAGCTGGTCAACGGGGTCATCTACTCCATTTCCCTGCGCAAGATCCAGGTGCACCACGGCGCCAGCAAGGGCCAGCGCTGGCTCGGG TATGAAAATGAGTCGGCCCTGAACCTGTACGAGACCTGCAAGGTGCGGACTGTGAAGGCGGGCACACTGGAGAAGCTGGTGGAGCACCTGGTGCCCGCCTTCCAGGGCAGCGACCTCTCCTACGTCACCATCTTCCTGTGCACCTACCGAGCCTTCACCACCACCCAGCAGGTCCTGGACCTGCTGTTCAAGAG CAGGTACGGTAGATGTGACGTCCTCACGGCCTCCTCTAGATATGGGTGCATCCTTCCCTACTCCAGCGAGGACGGCGGACCCCAGGACCAACTCAAAAA TGCCATCTCCTCCATCCTGGGCACCTGGCTGGACCAGTACTCGGAGGACTTCTGTCAGCCCCCCGACTTCCCCTGCCTCAGGCAGCTGGTGGCCTACGTGCAGCTCAACATGCCCGGCTCCGACCTGGAGCGCCGGGCCCACCTCCTCCTGGCCCAGCTGGAGCACGCGGACCTCAGCGAGGCAGAGCCGGAGG CTCTGTCCCCAGCTCCAGTTCCAGCTCTGAAACCAGCTGCCGAGCCAGAGCCCACACTAGGCCCAGACCTCGAGCCCGCTCCGGCACTGGCCCCAGAGCCAGCCCTGATGCCAGCTCCGACGCTGCCTCCAGAGCTCGAGCCGGCTCTCTCGCAAACCCTAGAGCTCGAGCCGCCTGCAGCCCCAGACCCCCCCTGGCCTTTGCCCGTGGCTACAGAGAatgggctgggggaggagaaGCCCCACCTCCTGGCATTCCCTCCTGACCTTGTGGCAGAGCAGTTCACGCTCATGGATGCG gaGCTGTTCAAGAAAGTGGTCCCCTACCACTGCCTGGGCTCCATCTGGTCCCAGCGGGACAAGAAGGGCAAGGAGCACCTGGCCCCCACCGTGCGTGCCACCGTCGCCCAGTTCAACAGCGTGGCCAACTGCGTCATCACCACCTGCCTCGGGGACCGGAGCGTGTCAGCCCGCCACAGGGCCAGGGTGGTGGAGCACTGGATCGAGGTGGCCAGG GAGTGCCGGGTCCTCAAGAACTTCTCCTCCCTCTACGCCATCCTCTCTGCCCTGCAGAGCAACTCCATCCACCGGCTGAAGAAGACGTGGGAAGAGGTCTCCAG ggacAGCCTCCGCGTCTTTCAGAAGCTGTCGGAGATTTTCTCGGACGAGAACAACTACTCCCTAAGCAGAGAGCTGCTCATCAAG GAGGGGACCTCCAAGTTTGCCACCCTGGAGATGAACCCCAAGCGAGCCCAGAGGCGCCCGAAAGAGGCG GGTGTCATCCAGGGCACCGTTCCCTACCTGGGCACATTCCTCACGGACCTGGTGATGCTGGACACTGCCATGAAGGACTATCTGTAT GGGAGACTGATCAACTTcgagaagaggaggaag GAATTCGAAGTGATCGCCCAGATCAAGCTGCTCCAGTCAGCCTGCAACAATTACAGCATCACGCCCGAAGAGCACTTCGGGGCCTGGTTCCGGGCCATGGAGAGGCTCAGCGAGGCTGAGAG CTACACATTGTCATGCGAGCTGGAGCCCCCCTCCGAGTCGGCCAGCAACACCCTCAAGGTGAAGAAGAACACGGCCATCGTCAAGCGCTGGAGCGA CCGCCAGGCCCCCAGCGCAGAGCTCAGTACCAGCGGCAGCTGCCACTCCAAGTCCTGTGACCAACTCAGGTACGGCCCCTACCTCAGCAGCGGAGACATTGCTGACGCACTCAGCGtccactcagccggctcctccaGCTCCGACGTGGAGGAGATCAACATGAGCTTCGTCCCAGAGTCCCCCGACGgccaggagaagaag TTCTGGGAGTCAGCCTCCCAGTCGTCCCCGGAGACCTCCGGCATCAGCTCAGCCTCCAGCAGCACGTCCTCCTCCTCGGCCTCCACCACGCCCGTGGCCAGCACGCGCACCCACAAGCGCTCCGTGTCCGGGGTCTGCAGCTACGGCTCCTCACTGCCCCTCTACAACCAGCAGGTGGGCGACTCCTGCATCATCCGGGTGAGCCTGGACGTGGACAACGGCAACATGTACAAGAGCATCCTG GTGACCAGCCAAGACAAGGCTCCGGCTGTAATCCGCAAGGCCATGGACAAACACAACCTGGATGAGGACGAGCCCGAAGACTACGAGCTGGTGCAGGTTATTTCGGATGATCGAA AGCTGAAGATCCCTGACAACGCCAACGTGTTCTACGCCATGAACTCTACCGCCAACTATGACTTTGTCCTAAAGAAACGGACCTTCACCAAGGGGACAAAGGTCAGACATGGAGCCAGCTCGACCCTCCCCCGCATGAAGCAGAAGGGACTCAAGATTGCCAAGGGCATCTTCTAA